One genomic region from Kamptonema formosum PCC 6407 encodes:
- a CDS encoding NB-ARC domain-containing protein, with the protein MDVQEVLKLADDLVFVNTGKHLDNLQEMILRGTLQGQKYSKIADESYCTEGHIKDIASELWKLLSEISGEEINKSNFRYTFERLNFANIWNFNEFNKDIVQIGKINFCENTSHSPKVPNSPPDEEPINKGNAKPKIREYLGEMPKSGSFYDRTPQLSTLKQWILHENTRLVAILGITGIGKTAIAVHLVEQIKHEFDYIFWRSLSTSPPLKTLQTNIVQFCRGGAPVPAPNSVPAPNSEERAMPTAGYAYAGGLPLLDYLRKYRCLLILDDVQTLNSSGQLAGNYKPDHENYGTFFKQIAELYHNSCLILISSDKPKEISILEGGNQPVRSLELSGLGAGAMAILREKGLADEEKWLELIEPYGGNPLWLKIVATMIQDVFNGSVAEALSYHTLFFGDLEAVLHQSFHRLSESEKQVMSWLASENVPVSLAKIPDHLQLSHGKLCKVIQSLGRRNLIEKIREGEQNLFTLQPVIKEYVKTYWC; encoded by the coding sequence ATGGACGTTCAAGAAGTCTTAAAACTTGCCGACGACCTAGTTTTTGTCAATACGGGAAAACACTTAGATAATCTGCAAGAAATGATACTGCGGGGCACTTTACAAGGTCAGAAATACTCAAAAATAGCAGATGAATCTTACTGCACTGAAGGTCACATCAAAGATATTGCATCAGAATTATGGAAGCTACTTTCAGAAATATCAGGCGAAGAAATCAATAAATCAAATTTTAGATATACATTCGAGCGATTAAACTTTGCAAATATTTGGAATTTTAATGAATTTAATAAAGATATTGTACAAATTGGTAAAATTAACTTCTGTGAAAATACTTCACATTCCCCAAAAGTTCCCAACTCACCACCCGATGAAGAACCTATAAACAAAGGCAACGCTAAACCCAAAATACGCGAATATTTAGGTGAAATGCCTAAATCTGGTAGTTTTTACGATCGCACCCCCCAACTCTCCACCCTCAAACAGTGGATTTTACACGAAAACACCCGCTTAGTCGCCATATTAGGCATAACAGGCATCGGCAAAACCGCGATCGCAGTTCACCTAGTAGAACAAATCAAACATGAATTCGATTACATCTTCTGGCGAAGTCTAAGCACTTCCCCACCCCTAAAAACACTCCAAACAAATATAGTCCAATTCTGTAGGGGCGGTGCCCCCGTGCCCGCCCCAAATTCCGTACCCGCCCCAAATTCCGAAGAAAGGGCGATGCCTACGGCTGGCTACGCCTACGCGGGGGGATTGCCCCTACTAGATTACCTCCGAAAATACCGCTGTCTCCTGATACTAGATGACGTACAAACCCTCAACAGCAGCGGACAACTAGCGGGAAACTATAAACCAGACCATGAAAATTACGGTACATTCTTCAAACAAATAGCAGAACTATATCATAACAGTTGTTTAATATTAATAAGTTCCGATAAACCCAAAGAAATATCTATATTAGAAGGCGGAAATCAACCCGTTCGCTCATTAGAGCTCAGCGGATTAGGTGCAGGGGCAATGGCAATTCTGCGAGAAAAAGGATTAGCTGATGAGGAAAAATGGTTAGAACTAATTGAACCCTACGGAGGCAATCCTTTATGGTTAAAAATAGTGGCAACGATGATTCAAGATGTGTTTAACGGTAGCGTTGCCGAAGCCTTATCCTATCATACCCTATTTTTCGGAGATTTAGAAGCAGTATTACATCAATCTTTTCATCGCTTGTCCGAGTCGGAAAAACAAGTAATGTCTTGGTTAGCCAGTGAAAATGTGCCTGTTTCCCTAGCAAAAATTCCCGATCATCTACAATTATCTCATGGCAAATTGTGCAAAGTAATTCAATCTTTGGGAAGACGCAATTTGATTGAAAAAATTAGGGAAGGAGAACAAAATCTTTTCACTCTTCAACCTGTAATTAAGGAATATGTGAAAACTTACTGGTGTTAA
- the murD gene encoding UDP-N-acetylmuramoyl-L-alanine--D-glutamate ligase, translated as MPNAHIIGLGRSGIAAARLLKREGYSVTLSDRASSPILQQQQQELATEGIAVELCHSFAPATPLKLIVVSPGVPWDLPALIRARELGIETIGEVELAWRHLQSQPWIGITGTNGKTTTTALIAAIFQTAGFYAPACGNIGYAACELALGEKPPDWVIAEMSSYQIESSPSIAPRISIWTTFTPDHLSRHKTLENYYNIKAHLLKQSELQVINGDDPYLREKGVESWPKACWTSVNGKAELLGDPARGAYIEDGWAIALGEKILPVDSLRMVGSHNQQNLLMAVATARLAGIEKDAIAQAITNFPGVSHRLEHIRTWAGIDFINDSKATNYDAAEVGLASVATPAILIAGGEAKEGDDIAWIETIQAKAAAVLLIGNAADTFAKRLQQANYNNWEIVETMERAVSRSSELAKEHNAKVVLLSPACASFDQYQNFEQRGDDFRQLCLESLP; from the coding sequence ATGCCCAATGCTCACATTATCGGTCTGGGAAGATCGGGAATTGCCGCCGCGCGACTATTAAAACGGGAAGGTTACTCAGTAACGCTGAGCGATCGCGCCTCCTCCCCAATCTTACAACAGCAACAACAGGAACTCGCAACAGAAGGTATTGCAGTTGAGTTGTGCCATTCATTTGCACCAGCAACACCTTTAAAATTAATAGTTGTGAGCCCTGGCGTTCCTTGGGATTTACCAGCATTAATCCGCGCCAGAGAGCTCGGAATTGAGACAATAGGAGAAGTAGAACTCGCGTGGCGACATCTGCAATCTCAGCCTTGGATTGGGATCACCGGCACTAATGGCAAAACCACCACAACCGCCCTGATTGCTGCTATCTTTCAAACAGCGGGTTTTTACGCTCCGGCTTGTGGCAATATTGGCTATGCTGCTTGTGAATTAGCTTTGGGCGAAAAGCCTCCCGATTGGGTAATTGCAGAAATGAGCAGTTATCAAATTGAATCATCGCCGTCAATTGCCCCTAGAATTAGTATTTGGACGACTTTTACTCCCGATCATCTCAGCCGCCACAAAACCTTAGAAAATTATTACAACATTAAAGCCCATTTGCTGAAGCAATCCGAGTTACAAGTGATTAATGGAGATGACCCTTATTTGCGCGAAAAAGGGGTTGAAAGTTGGCCAAAAGCTTGCTGGACAAGTGTTAACGGTAAAGCGGAATTGTTGGGAGATCCGGCGCGGGGTGCGTATATTGAAGATGGATGGGCGATCGCGCTGGGTGAAAAAATTCTGCCCGTTGATTCTTTGCGGATGGTAGGATCTCACAATCAGCAGAATTTATTGATGGCAGTAGCGACAGCGCGTTTAGCAGGAATTGAAAAAGATGCGATCGCCCAAGCAATTACTAATTTCCCCGGAGTGTCCCACCGCCTCGAACACATCCGCACTTGGGCCGGCATAGACTTTATTAATGATAGCAAAGCCACCAACTACGACGCAGCCGAAGTCGGATTAGCCTCCGTTGCGACACCCGCGATCCTAATTGCAGGCGGTGAAGCCAAAGAAGGCGACGATATCGCCTGGATCGAAACCATTCAAGCCAAAGCCGCCGCCGTCTTACTAATTGGTAACGCTGCTGACACCTTCGCCAAGCGTTTACAACAAGCTAATTACAACAACTGGGAAATAGTAGAAACAATGGAACGAGCCGTTTCCCGGAGTTCGGAACTTGCTAAAGAGCATAACGCGAAAGTTGTCCTGCTGTCACCAGCCTGTGCTAGTTTCGATCAATACCAGAATTTTGAGCAGCGAGGAGATGATTTCCGGCAGTTATGCCTAGAGTCGCTACCTTAG
- a CDS encoding iron uptake porin produces the protein MSKFFGKSFWFFLAVISNALLVENIAIATEKTAAVNQIPDTTDAIAITNELKQFDSEIDDITNTSNAVAPIVIANEVKQSQPTAIEPEQNHPTQIEFVSKSQDTNSMSQVTSVSQLSDVQPTDWAFQALQSLVERYGCIAGYPDGTFRGNRALTRYEFAAGLNACLDQITRLIGGATANFVTKEDLAVLQRLQEEFAAELATLRGRVDSLEARATELEANQFSTTTKLNGETIWGITDTFGDGTADDDNTNTNFGYRVRLNFDTSFTGEDRLRTRLQARNMARLDRTTGTPMTRTNFDGDDGSQIILDKLSYLFPLGNNTTVEIGAKGLTSDDVGPIINPYLAGSADGAVSRFGAFNPAIYNTPGETGIAINHRLGNKLNLTLSYLANTAADPTEGNGLFNGSYGALAQLTYSPTPQIDLALSYVRSYSRRNDVNLSIGTGSNNANEPFGQEATRGNHYGFEVSWQLSPRFALASWVGYVDAKQLSGGDASAGIWNGAIAFAFPDLLKEGNLGGIIVGIPPKVTENDIKSNRDDATSLHVEALYRIQVNDFISVTPGFYVITNTDHDSDNDTTWVGVLRTSFTF, from the coding sequence ATGTCAAAATTTTTCGGGAAAAGTTTCTGGTTTTTCCTAGCTGTTATTAGCAATGCTTTGCTAGTAGAAAACATAGCTATTGCTACAGAAAAAACGGCTGCTGTTAATCAAATTCCTGATACTACAGATGCCATTGCAATTACCAACGAACTAAAGCAATTTGACTCGGAAATTGATGATATTACCAACACATCAAACGCAGTTGCCCCCATCGTCATTGCCAACGAAGTAAAGCAATCGCAACCCACTGCAATTGAGCCAGAGCAAAATCATCCTACTCAGATAGAATTTGTATCTAAATCGCAAGATACCAACTCCATGAGTCAGGTGACATCAGTATCTCAACTATCCGACGTACAGCCCACAGATTGGGCATTTCAAGCCCTACAATCCCTCGTAGAACGATATGGCTGTATAGCGGGATATCCCGATGGCACATTTCGCGGCAACCGAGCATTAACTCGCTACGAATTTGCCGCAGGATTAAACGCTTGCTTAGACCAAATTACCAGATTAATAGGTGGAGCTACAGCTAACTTTGTCACCAAAGAAGACTTAGCAGTATTGCAACGATTGCAAGAAGAATTTGCCGCCGAATTAGCTACTCTGCGAGGTCGAGTAGATAGCTTAGAAGCGCGGGCAACGGAACTCGAAGCCAATCAATTCTCAACCACAACCAAGCTAAATGGAGAAACCATTTGGGGAATCACCGATACCTTCGGAGATGGCACTGCTGATGATGATAATACTAATACAAACTTTGGCTACCGGGTGCGCTTGAATTTCGACACTAGCTTTACTGGCGAAGACAGATTGAGAACCAGGTTGCAAGCGAGAAATATGGCGAGGTTGGATCGCACAACTGGAACCCCAATGACTCGCACGAACTTTGACGGCGATGACGGTTCCCAAATCATTCTCGATAAATTAAGCTATCTCTTTCCCCTTGGTAATAACACTACTGTTGAAATTGGGGCAAAAGGACTTACTTCTGACGATGTGGGCCCGATTATTAATCCCTATTTAGCGGGTTCCGCTGACGGTGCTGTTTCTCGATTTGGGGCCTTCAATCCTGCTATTTACAACACCCCTGGAGAAACAGGAATTGCGATTAATCATCGATTAGGAAATAAGCTGAATTTAACTTTGAGCTATCTCGCTAATACTGCCGCCGATCCTACTGAAGGTAACGGACTTTTTAATGGTAGCTACGGCGCTTTAGCTCAATTGACCTATTCACCAACTCCTCAGATCGATCTGGCATTAAGTTATGTCCGAAGTTACTCCCGCCGCAATGATGTTAACTTGTCTATCGGCACCGGCAGCAATAATGCTAATGAGCCTTTTGGCCAAGAAGCTACCAGAGGAAATCACTACGGTTTTGAGGTAAGTTGGCAACTTTCCCCTCGATTTGCCCTTGCAAGTTGGGTAGGATATGTAGATGCTAAACAGTTGTCTGGGGGAGATGCAAGTGCGGGGATTTGGAACGGTGCGATCGCTTTTGCTTTCCCGGATTTGTTGAAAGAAGGCAACCTTGGTGGCATCATTGTTGGTATACCGCCAAAGGTGACTGAGAATGATATTAAGAGTAATAGAGATGATGCTACTTCTCTCCATGTAGAAGCTCTATATCGCATCCAAGTGAATGACTTTATCAGCGTTACCCCTGGCTTTTATGTGATTACCAATACAGATCACGACAGCGACAATGATACAACATGGGTAGGAGTTCTGCGAACTAGCTTTACTTTCTAA
- a CDS encoding ABC transporter substrate-binding protein/permease, with amino-acid sequence MKRWKKLKSLMVVAIAVAFSLIAIASYSQTANKTLTMATSPDYPPYEFKDTAVSGNEIIGFDVDIAKYITKELGYQFQIIGMDFNGLIPALQAGRADFVMAGMTPTPERKKNVDFSDLYYEAQNTIVANKGSKLTKPEDLAGKKVGVQLGSIQQEAVKKMAGVEVVSLNKIADIIQEVKSNRLTAGIIEDTVAKGYAESNPDLEFNVIPNTEESGSAIAFPKGSRLVPEFNRVLQQMKDNGKLKELATQWFSRPIAQEPTTDQPAATPKFGLDFGKILPNLPFILGGIWVTLTFTLLSAFLGFIWGIVLSLFKISTIKPLSLFANGYTSIFRGTPLILQLTLVYFATPQLTGYNISALQAGVITFFLNSGAYISETIRAGIQAVDKGQKEAAESLGVPYKLMMGDIILPQALKNILPALVNESIALLKDSALVSVIGVEDLLRRATIVGAEKYIYFEPLIFVGIIYYLMVLSLTWGANVLERRLQSSS; translated from the coding sequence ATGAAACGGTGGAAAAAATTAAAATCCTTGATGGTGGTTGCGATCGCCGTCGCTTTCTCCTTGATTGCGATCGCGAGTTATTCTCAAACCGCCAACAAGACTTTAACAATGGCGACTTCCCCTGATTACCCGCCCTATGAATTTAAAGATACCGCTGTTAGTGGTAATGAAATTATCGGTTTTGACGTAGATATCGCCAAATATATTACGAAAGAATTAGGCTATCAATTCCAAATCATCGGTATGGATTTTAACGGCTTAATTCCTGCTTTGCAAGCAGGGCGAGCCGATTTTGTAATGGCAGGGATGACTCCCACACCTGAACGAAAAAAAAATGTTGATTTTTCCGATCTTTATTACGAAGCTCAAAATACAATTGTCGCTAATAAAGGAAGCAAACTAACCAAACCTGAAGATTTAGCAGGTAAGAAAGTAGGCGTACAACTGGGAAGTATTCAGCAGGAAGCTGTCAAAAAGATGGCGGGAGTGGAGGTAGTTTCCCTAAATAAAATTGCTGATATCATTCAAGAAGTTAAATCCAATCGATTGACTGCCGGGATAATTGAAGATACTGTCGCTAAGGGTTATGCAGAATCAAATCCCGACTTGGAATTTAATGTAATTCCTAATACTGAAGAAAGCGGTTCTGCGATCGCCTTTCCCAAAGGTTCGAGATTAGTTCCAGAGTTTAATCGCGTCCTCCAGCAAATGAAAGACAATGGTAAACTTAAGGAACTAGCTACTCAGTGGTTTTCTCGACCAATAGCTCAAGAACCGACTACAGATCAGCCAGCCGCTACCCCAAAGTTCGGTCTAGATTTTGGCAAAATATTGCCAAATCTGCCTTTTATCTTAGGCGGAATCTGGGTCACATTAACATTTACCCTGCTGTCAGCATTTTTGGGATTTATTTGGGGAATTGTCCTGTCTCTCTTTAAGATTTCTACCATTAAACCGCTTTCCTTATTTGCCAATGGCTACACTTCAATTTTCCGGGGAACGCCCCTAATTTTGCAGTTAACTTTAGTTTACTTTGCAACGCCACAGCTTACGGGGTATAATATATCAGCGCTGCAAGCTGGTGTGATTACTTTTTTCCTCAATTCTGGGGCTTATATCTCCGAAACAATTCGCGCTGGAATTCAAGCTGTAGATAAAGGGCAAAAGGAAGCAGCAGAATCCCTTGGTGTTCCCTACAAACTAATGATGGGGGATATTATTTTACCGCAGGCTTTAAAAAATATTTTGCCTGCCTTGGTAAATGAAAGTATTGCTTTGTTGAAAGACTCAGCTTTAGTTTCAGTAATTGGCGTAGAAGATTTGCTACGTCGCGCTACAATTGTCGGAGCAGAGAAGTATATTTACTTTGAACCTTTGATATTTGTGGGAATAATTTACTACTTAATGGTGCTTAGTTTAACTTGGGGGGCAAATGTACTCGAACGCAGACTCCAAAGTAGCAGTTAA
- a CDS encoding amino acid ABC transporter ATP-binding protein yields the protein MYSNADSKVAVKVDRLYKSFGNLKVLREISTEINQGEVIAIIGPSGCGKSTFLRCLNLLEIPTSGNIYIDGVDITSANVDILKIRQKVGMVFQHFHLFPHMTVLQNVIYAPIKVKQVAKDEAHQKGLELLEKVGLSDKAEVYPSKLSGGQKQRVAIARSLAMEPEILLMDEPTSALDPEMVKEVLDVMKALAQTGITMAIVTHEMGFAREVAHRILFLDGGKVAEDEPPREFFSNPKCDRAKQFLEKML from the coding sequence ATGTACTCGAACGCAGACTCCAAAGTAGCAGTTAAGGTTGACAGACTCTATAAATCCTTTGGGAATCTCAAGGTTTTGCGCGAGATTAGCACTGAGATTAATCAAGGAGAAGTGATTGCTATTATCGGCCCTTCCGGGTGCGGTAAGTCTACTTTTTTACGCTGTTTAAATTTACTGGAAATTCCTACTTCTGGAAATATCTACATTGACGGAGTTGATATTACTTCGGCGAATGTAGATATTCTGAAAATTCGCCAGAAAGTAGGGATGGTATTTCAACATTTTCATTTATTCCCGCACATGACGGTACTGCAAAATGTGATTTATGCGCCTATAAAGGTGAAGCAGGTTGCTAAGGATGAGGCGCATCAAAAGGGATTAGAATTACTTGAAAAAGTAGGTTTGTCAGATAAGGCGGAGGTTTACCCTTCTAAGCTGTCGGGAGGACAAAAACAGCGGGTGGCGATCGCGCGATCCTTGGCAATGGAACCGGAAATTTTGTTAATGGACGAACCGACTTCTGCACTCGATCCAGAAATGGTTAAAGAAGTGTTAGATGTGATGAAAGCTTTAGCGCAGACGGGAATTACAATGGCAATTGTCACTCACGAGATGGGATTTGCGCGGGAAGTAGCTCACCGGATATTATTTCTGGATGGCGGAAAAGTAGCTGAGGATGAACCGCCGAGGGAGTTTTTCAGTAACCCGAAGTGCGATCGCGCCAAGCAATTTTTGGAAAAAATGCTTTAA
- a CDS encoding MAPEG family protein has translation MPVSPWPSLVTASALLVYLVFIINVGRARAKYKISPPQMTGTPDFERVVRVQQNTLEQLVIFLPSLWLFSEFISPIWASGIGAFWLVGRILFAWGYYQAAEKRMLGFGITSFANFTLIGGSLIGIILQLFNTSP, from the coding sequence ATGCCCGTGTCGCCTTGGCCTAGTTTAGTAACTGCCTCAGCTTTACTCGTCTACTTAGTTTTCATCATCAACGTCGGGAGAGCTAGAGCTAAGTATAAAATATCTCCCCCCCAGATGACAGGGACTCCTGACTTTGAGCGCGTGGTGCGCGTTCAGCAGAATACTTTAGAGCAACTTGTCATCTTTTTGCCGTCACTGTGGCTATTTTCCGAGTTTATCAGTCCAATTTGGGCTTCTGGAATTGGTGCATTTTGGTTAGTTGGGCGCATTTTATTTGCTTGGGGTTACTATCAAGCTGCGGAAAAACGTATGCTCGGTTTTGGAATTACTTCCTTTGCTAATTTTACTCTCATTGGAGGTTCTTTAATCGGCATAATTTTGCAATTATTTAATACTTCACCATAG